The genomic DNA CCGGGGACGCGTTGGGCCTCGATCTGCTGAACAACCCGTGGCTCGTCGAGCAGGACCCGTCGGTCGCCTGGCAGACCGCCCTCTGGTACTGGAACACCCAGAACGGCCCCGGCACCATGACCTCCCACGAGGCCATGGTCAGCGGCGCGGGCTTCGGTGAGACCATCCGCTCGCTCAACGGCGCGCTGGAGTGCGACGGCGGCAACCCCGAATCGGTGGCAGCGCGGGTCGCCGCGTACGAGCGCGTCACCGGGATCATCGGTACGGCCCCGGGGGCTGGGCTCACCTGCTGAGCCGCGCCCGGACGGGCCCGTCCACATGCTGGACGGGCCCGAAGGTTTTCTCCCCGGGTCCGCCGGTTCCTCCGGGGCCGCGACCTGTTGATCCGGACCGACCACCTCCGGAATTCCCGCTGTTGAGAGCGCTTCCAGCCGTACGGTCCGGACGTCGGGGTGTCCGCCGCGCGCGCGTGGACCTCGGATCCGCAGATGTGTTCGACATGGTCTAGACCTTGACAGGTCCAGACCATGTCGCTTGAGTGACGGGCACCCCCATGGCGGCGTTTCACAGTCGGACGTGGCGCCGCGCCCTAAGGAGTGTTCACGTGGTCAAACGCGTCATGAGTCTTCTGGCCGCACTCGGCGCGATCGTCGCGACGATCGTCGTTCTCCCCGCCTCCACGGCCGTGGCGGCCGACTGCGCCCCGGCCTGGAACTCCTCGTCCGTGTACACGGGCGGCGGGTCCGCCTCGTACAACGGGCACAACTGGTCCGCCAAGTGGTGGACCCAGAACGAGACTCCGGGCACCTCGGACGTCTGGGCGGACAAGGGCGCCTGCGGCGGCGGTACGGACCCGGGTGAGCCCAACCCCTCGGGCTTCGTCGTCAGCGAGGCGCAGTTCAACCAGATGTTCCCGAACCGGAATTCGTTCTACACCTACAGCGGTCTGACCGCCGCGCTGAGCGCCTACCCGGCCTTCGCCAACACCGGCAGCGACACGGTCAAGCGCCAGGAGGCGGCGGCGTTCCTCGCCAACGTCAGCCACGAGACCGGTGGTCTGGTGCACATCGTCGAGCAGAACCAGTCCAACTACCCGCACTACTGCGACGCGACCCAGCCCTACGGCTGCCCGGCGGGACAGGCCGCCTACTACGGCCGTGGTCCCATCCAGCTCAGCTGGAACTTCAACTACAAGGCGGCGGGTGACGCCCTCGGCATCGACCTGCTCGGCAACCCGTACCTGGTGGAGCAGAACGCTTCCGTGGCCTGGAAGACCGGCCTCTGGTACTGGAACACGCAGAACGGCCCCGGCACCATGACGCCCCACAACGCCATGGTCAACGGCGCCGGTTTCGGCGAGACGATCCGCTCGATCAACGGCAGCCTGGAGTGCAACGGCGGCAACCCCGGCCAGGTCCAGAGCCGCATCGACAAGTACACGGCCTTCACCCAGATCCTCGGCACGACCACCGGTTCGAACCTGAGCTGCTGACTCCACGGTCCCCCACCCGGGCGGGGGGTGCGTCCGGCTCCGGCCGGATGCACCCCCCGCTTCGGCGTTCCGCCCCCGTACGCCGAAGGGCCTGTACTCGCTGTACGTCGAAGGGCCCTACGCCGGAGGGTTCCGTACGCCGGAGGTTCCGTACGCCGGAGGTTCCGTACGCCGGAGGGGCGCTCGGGGGGTGGGCGCTCGGGCCGAGTGCGCCTCTTGTGCGGTGCGGCGGGGCCTGACCATCATGGATTTTCGACCAGCCTCGGGGGACGGCGTATGGATGTGGCTTCTTCGGCACGGGAGTGGTCGTTCCCGTTCTCCACGGCGGCCCTGCCCCGGCGCAGCCTCACGACGGTCCACGGCATCGGCCTGAGCCCGGGGCCCGACCGGATGCGCGGCATGGAACTGCTGGCGTCCGAGGCCGGCCTGAGCCCGGCGCACCGCCACGCCCACGGAGTGGCGGCCCTGCTGTGCGGCATGCCCTGCCGGGCGGTTCACACGCTGATGCAGGCAACCGGCGAGAACCCCGACGAGTGCGCGGCCTGGGTCGACCTGGCGACCGCGCTGGCCCGCGCGGGACGGCCCGAGCCGGCCGCCTGGGCCCTGTCGCGGACGCTGGCCCCCACGGTGTCCGGCCCGGACGACGGCGGAGCCCGTCCGGCCCGGCCCTATCCGGCCGGGAGCGGGGAGGAGCACGAGGCCGCCCGGCGGCTGCGGTCGCTCATGGGACTGATCGAACGGCAGGAAGTGGAACGGGACTTCCTGCGCCTGCGGATCGCCGCCTTCGCGGAGGTCTTCGAGAAGGGTGAGGGAACGCCCGTCGTGGAGGTGTTCATGGCGCTGGCCACGGCCCTCATGGAACTGGGCCGGAGCCTCGACGCCGCACAGCCGTACCACGAGGCGGCGTCGGTGCTGGACGAAGCCCTGGCGGCGCATCCGGGCGCGCAGGTGCTCGAACACCTCGCGACCGCCCGGATGGCCGGGGGGCCGGTCGCCGAGCGGGACCGGGTGCTGGCCGAGCTCAACCGGGTCATGCCCGGATCACGCGTGGCCCGCGAGGCCCGTCAGCCGTCCATGGCCGACCGGTACTTCAAGCAGTCGGAGGCCGAGTTCGAGGCCTCGCTACTGTACACCGAGATCTGCCAGGACCAGCAGGGCGGCCAGAACCCGGTGGAGCGGATACATCTGCGCTTCGTCTCCTCCGACCACCCGGCCCCGTATCTGGTGGCCTGGATCCGGGCCTCGGTGGACTCCGGCCGGCTCGACAGTGCCCGGGGGCTGTCGAGGGCCTCGCTGAGCGGCTCGTTCCTGTCCGGCCAGGACCATCTGGTCCTGGCCCTCGAATTCGGGAAGGGCGGCGTGGCGGACGAGACCCGCGCCCACGCGGAACGGGCGCTGGAGCTGTGCGAGGACGAGGGGGAGCGCGCGGTCGCCGCGGAGCTGCTGACGAGGACCGGCGGGGGAGGCTCATGAGGGACCGGGGCGGCGCGATGATGAGCGTCGCGCTGCGCATGCTGCACATGCCCACCTTCGACGAGGTCCTGGCGGCCATCGACCAGGTTCCGGAGTCGCAACGGCTCGATCTGGCCGCGTCGTTGAGGTCGATGTCGGAGATCCACCGGGACATCGGGCGGCCCGTCTTCGCCGATCTGGGGGACTTCCTCGCCACGCTCTGCACGCGGGACGTGCCCGGCGGTTCCGGCGACAAACACCCGGAGCCGGAGCCGGAGCCGGAGCCGGTCCCGGTCCCCGAGCAGGGCCGCCCTGGAGGCCGGTGGCGCGGATTCGGGCAGGGCCGGCGGAACGACCGGCGGAAAGCCCGGGAGGAGGGCCGGGAGGAAGCCCGGGAAGGCCGGGACGAAGCCCGGGAGAGGAGCCTGCCGGCGGAGCCCCAGGACTTCCGGACGCTGATACGGATGGCCCACGCCGCCGACAGCCCGCTCACCGCCCATACGCTGCTGCGCCGCCACCGGCACCTGCTGCCGCCCTCCCCGGTGCGGGCCGTGCTCCACCTCATCGGCGACGACACCGAGGCGCGGAACACCTACGCCCATGTGATGGGCGCCCTCGCCCTGCTGGCCGAGGACGGAGCGGGACGTGTCACCGCCCGGTCCGACTGGGCGACGCACCTGCGCGCCCGGGGGCGGTACCGAAGGGCGCTGTTCCATGCCTCGCGGGCCGTGGCGGAGCAGCGTGCCGCCGGGGATTCCGGCTCCCTCACGAACGCGTATCTGGGGCTGGCCGCCGTCCTGGCCGAGATGGGTGACGCGGTGGCCGCGGCACAGGTGTACGTCGACGCGGTCGCCGCGGTGGAGGCCGACGGCACCGTGGACCGGCCCCATGAGAAGGCGCTCCGGGTCGAATGCGCCGGTGCCCTGGCCGGGGTGCACCGCTACCGCGAGGCGCTCCGGCAGCTCGACGCGGCGCAGGCCCTGCCCGACGCCCCCGCCGGCGTTCCGCTGCACACCCCGGTCGCCATCCTGGCTCTGCACGCCCGGGTCTGGCGGGAGGCGGGTGCGCTCGGGGCGGCCACCGATGTCTACCGCCGGATTCTCGAAGCCGTCGACCGGGCGCATCCGTCGCAGGAGGCGGTCTGGTACGAGACGGTGCTGGAGCTCGCCGGGTGCCTGGAGGAGCGGGGCAGGGGCCGGGAGGCCGCGGAGCTGGTGGAGGAGTCCGTCCTCACCGGTGAACGGACGGACTCCCGCTTCCTCGCCCCGCTGCGGCACGAGCTGGGCCGGGTCCACATCCGGCAGGGCCGGTTCGCCGAGGCCGCGCGGCAGTTGCTGCTGAGTCTGTTCGCCGGAATGACGCCCGGCCCCTTCTGGCCCGGCGTGGGGAACGTCTTCGTGGCGCTGGGCGATCTCGCCCGCGAGGACGACCGCCCGGAGGAGGCCGCGGGCTACTACCGGGACGCGCTGCTCTTCGAACCGGGAAGCGCCGCAGGTACGGGAGGCCCGGGAAGCGTCGCAGCCACGGGAGGCCCGGGAAGCGGGGAAGGGGAGCGGTCCGCCGTCCATGTCACGGAGCGTCTTCTCCTCGTGCTTCCCGAGGGCGAGGAGAGGGACGGGCTCACCGACGTGGTCACCACCGGCTGCGCCCGCATCCGTGAACGGCTCGACAGGCTCGATGCCGTCGACGGTGTCCCGCCGCTCCGGATGCGGGTCATGGAGCGGCTGTGGCAGGTCTCCGAGGACGACGGGGAACGCCGGGAGCTGGCGCGCGAACTGCGGTCCGGCATCGAGGGGGCCGTCGAGCGCGACGCCTGGAGCGCCCTGAAGGAACTGGCGGTCCGGGCCGCCGGGGTGGTGGCGGACAGCGAGGGCGCCGAAGGTGAGGTGGCCCTGCTGCGCACCGTCCTGGCCCATGAGGAGAGGCAGGGCCGCTCCGAGGACAGCATGTGGGTCAGGCTCCCGCTGGCCCGGCTGCTCGCCGGGCTCCCCGGCCATGACCAGGAAGCGTTCGACGAACTGTGGACCTGCCGTGAACTGCTGGGGAAACGCGGTGTCTTCGGTCCGGTCCGGATGTCCAGCGACGAGCTGGCGGGCCAGGCACTGCCCGTGTACGAGGAACTGATCGGGCTGCTCCTGGACCGGGGGGAGCGGCTGAGCCTGCCGGACGGCGGCACGGCCGAACAGCTCGCGTTCGTCCTGCACGAGGAGGGGAAGTCCCGTTCCGTGGTCGAGGGGCTGGCCCTCCATCCGCTGCCGCCGCCCCTGGGGGTGTCCCGGGAGGTGCTGGCGGAGGAGGCCGGACTGCTCCTGACCGTGCGCCGGATTCTGGCGGGTCTGGAGAGCGGGGCGCCGACGGCCCGCGTCGGTGCCTCGTACGTGACGTCGTTCCAGCAGCGGCTCGACAGCATCAGCGCGTCCATCGGCAGGGTCGCCCCGGGGTACGAGCGGCTGCGCCGCGCCCTCGGCGCCGATGTGCGGGACGCCGCCCGGCTGGTGGAGCGGCACGCACCGGACGAGGGGATGCTCCTCGTCTCGTACTTCGTGGGGCACCGCGAGACGTTCTGCTTCGTCATCGCCTCGGGCGAACTCCGGCTGCGCACCTACCGCATCGCGCTGGGCCGGGCGGAGCTGCACACGAGGGTGGAGGCCGTGAGGCGGCTGGTGGACGGGGACGGGTCCGTGTTCCCCAGCATTCCGCCCATCCGGCCCCGCCGCCCGGTGCCGCTGCCCCTGGAGGAGCTGTCCGCGTTGCTGCTGCCGTTCCAGGACGCGCTGGGTGACCGGGAGCTGATCTGTGCGGCGCCGCACGGTCCGCTCGCCGTTCTTCCGCTCACCGCGCTCCGGCTGGCGGACGGGGCGTACGTCGGGGAGCGCGCGGCCACGGTGTACGCCCCCAGCGTCTCGGCCCTGGAGTACCTGCTCGGCGCCGGGCCCGTACCGCGCGGACGCGCCCTGTGCGTGAACGTGGCGGCGGACGAGGACCTGGCGGCCTCGGGCGACACGGACTTCGAGTCGTACCGGCTGCCCGGGGCGGACGGCTGGCAGGTGACCGAGCTGTCCGGGCTCGCGGCGACACCCCACGCGGTGCTGAGCGCGTTCGAGGAGTGCGACCTGGCGTACGTCGCCTGCCACGGGTACGCCGGGGGCAGCGACCCCCGGGACGCGGCGCTGATCCTCTCCGACGGCCGGAGGCGCCCGAGCCGGGACCTGTCCACCGGTTCCCCGGACGCCCTGCCCTTCCTGCTGCGGGCCCGTGAACTCACCACGCCGCGCGGCCTGCCGGGCACGGTGGTCCTGCGGGCCTGTTCGGCGGGCTGGCAGGCCCCCGCCCACCGGGGCGAGGACTTCACGGGGCTGACCCGGTCCCTGTTCCGCGAGGGAACCAGGACGGTGGTGGCTCCCGTCTGGCGTGTGTACAGCCGCAGTTCGGCGGAGCTGCTGGACCTGTTCATCCGCAACCGCATGGCGGGGCTGCCGGTCTGGAAGGCCATGTGGCGGGCGCAGCAGAGCTTTCTGACCGACACCGAGCGGCCGTATCTTTCGCATCCGTACCACTGGGCGGGCTTCGTCCCGCTGGGAGACTGGAGATGACCATGAGGGAAGCTGACCTCGACACTCTGGACGACCGTGCCGTGGTCCTGGCGCTCGAAGAGATCTCGTACGCCCTGGCGGCACGGCATCCGGACGGTCCCCGGGATCAGTTCGAGGCGTGGGACGTGCTGGAGGCGGTCTGTGCGGCGGCCGGTGAACTGGGCCCCACGCGCAGGGAACTGGCGTCACCGGAGACCGCGCGCCGGGTCCTCTCCGCGCTCGCGGAGGACGAGCGCAGCGCCGATCTGGTCGGTCCCGTCCTCGCCGATCCGCCCGCCGACGACCAGATGGCGCTGGAGAATCTGACCGACGACCTGATCGTGCTGGGCGCGGTGGTCGGCTGGCTCCGGCTCCGGGTCGGTGTCTCGTTCAAGCGGAAGGACGGCAGGAACACGGTCTCCTTCGAGGTGGAACAGAAGCCGGCCTCCGACCGGGTCCTCCAGTCGCTGGCCCGCGCCGTCCTGGAATTCATCCAGCAGCGCCAGCCCTGACGACCGGCTTCCGGACCGCGGTCAGGCCCCGGCGGCCAGGTCGGCGTACGGCGGCGGCAGCGGCATGCCGAAGCGCCGGTGCAGTGCCAGCACATCGCGGATGTCGTTGTCGTCGATGGCGTAGCCGGTGTGCGACTGCACCTGGAACTCGGCGGTCCCGCAGGCCACCGTCCGGCCCAGGACCGTACCGCTTCCGTCGAGGGAACCCACGGGATAGGCAAGGCCGTTGGGGCCGTGGACGAGGTTGCCCCGTTCGTCGGGAAGGGTCGTGGAGAGGTCCACGAGGTGGACGTCGACCCGCCGGTCCGCCGTGTCGCTCAGCACCCAGTTGAAGGGGCCGCCGTCGTGCCAGAGCGTGAAGGAGGCGTTCGCCATGACGTCGGTGTACCGGTCCCGGTCGGAGTGCCGGACCACGATGTCGAGATCGTCGTGTGCGCGGGTCTGCCTGCCGAGCAGGGCGTCCACGCCCCAGCCCCCGTCGAGCCACACGTCCACCCCGGCGTTGCCGAGAAGGTCGAGGATGTCCAGCACGTCTTCGGCGCTCATCATGATGCTCATGATCACAGGAAACCGACGACAGCGACCACCCCCGTGAGCCGCTGCCGCCGCGCTCCCCGTGCGTTCCGGCCCCGTCCCCCGTCGTCCCCCGACGACTCCCGATGTCCCCCGTCGTCGCCGACGTGCCGGAACACGTTCGGACCTTAGGGCGTCGGGCGGTGGAGCGGCAGGTTCATTTCGCCCTGTGTGGCGCGGCGGGGGTATCAGTCCGCACAATCAAACCGGTACGCTGCACTCCGGTTTCAGGCCGAACGGATGGTTTCCGGCCAGTCGCGAGCTCGCGGGCCGGGCGCGGCGAACCGAGCGGCACCACCGGAATCGGGACGATCAGCGAGAAGAGGACCCTGTTGCGCGCGCGGGAACGGGCCGACGACGTACTGCGGATGCACCGGCTGGTGCGCACCGGCGGCACGCCCGAGCTGCTGCGCTGGCTGTCGGGACGCGCGGGCGGCTGGGCCGGTCTCGTCGACGGCGACGGCACCGTACTGCACGCGGCATCCGCCGCCCCGGCCCCGCACCTCCCGGCCCCCGACGCCCCCGACGCCGCCGAGCTGGCGGCCGAGGGCGCACGGGCCCTGACGGCACGCGGCGCCCAGGCGCACTCCCTCGATTCGGCCACGCACACCGCGCTGCTGTTCCCGCTCGACGCACCGCCCGCCCCGGCGCTGGCCGTCGTCGTCCCCCGGCCCGTGCCCGCCGGGCTCACCGCCCTGCTGGCCGACGCGCTGGCGCCGGTGGCCCTGTGCTGGCGGGCCGAGACGGTCGAACGCAAGCGGCGCCGGGTCGACCTCGCGGAGTCGCGGGGCCGGGAGGCGGTGCTGCACCTGCTGATGACGGGCCAGCTGTCCATCGCCCACCAGGTGGCCGGCGCGCTGCGCCCCAGGCTCCCCGACCCGGTGCGGGTGTGCGTCGTGGAGTGTGCGGGCGGGCAGCGCGACGAGGTGGCGCGGGTCTGCGCGGAGGCGGACGGCGGCCGCTCCTGGATCGTGCGGTGTCCCGTCTACGCCAGCCACCTCATCCTCGTCATGCCCGCGGGAGGGAAGGGGGACGAACCGCTCGACGAGAACGTCGCCGCTCTCGTGGCCGACTGCGTCGTGGGTGTCAGCGAACAGCTGCCGCTCCCGGACACCGCGACCGGATACCGCCAGGCCTTCCACGCCCTCGCCGTCGCCCGTGGGCTCCCCGGCCGGCACGCCAGGTTCGGGGCCTCGCCGGAACCGGCACTCGTCGTCGGCCGGGCCGGCGCGCTGTGGGCCGACGCCTTGCTCGCCCCGCTCCTGCACCACCTGCCACGCCGCTCGCAGGACCCGGGAAGCCAGGAACTGGCGGCCACCGCCGCGTCCTGGCTGTCCTTCTCGACCCACGCCACGGAGCACCTGAAGGTCCACCGCAACACCCTGGCCGCCCGGCTCAAGCTCATCGGCGAACTGCTCGGCCTCGACCTGGGCACCCTCGCCGACCAGGCCGCCCTGGACCTGGCCCTCCGCATCCGGGCCACCCCGGCCCCCCACCGGGCGGCCGCCGGGACGGCGCCGGGCGGGGAAACAGCAGAAACGGCGGGAACGACAGGAACAAAAGGAACAACAGGGGCGACAGGAACAGCGGGAACGGCAGAGGCGGCGCACGACCTCGAAGAGATCCTGCGCCGCCCCGCCGTCCGCGCCTGGGCAACCCAGCAACTGCGCCCCCTGGACACGGTGGACACACCCGCCCCGGACACCGCCCGTGCCACCCTGCGCACCTGGCTGGACCGCGAGGCCCAGCTCGGCCCGACCGCCGCCGCGCTCGGCATCTCCGTACCCGGGGCCCGCAAACGCCTGGCCCGGCTCGAAACCGTGCTCCGGCGCTCGCTGCTCCAGGCCCCGAGCGCCCGCTACGACCTGTGGCTGGCGTTCAGGGCACTGGAGCTCGAACCGGCGCCGGAGGCCGCTACTTCGTGAAGATGAAGTACTTCCAGGCGCCGTGGGTCGTCGAGTTCACGCTGTCACCCGAGGAACCGTTCACGTACGAGGCGCGTACCCGCATCTTGTAGCCGGTCTCGTGGGTACCGGTGAGCGTCACGATCGACTTCCCGTTGGTGCCCAGCTTGAAGTACTGCTGGCCCGCGTCGTACCACTTGCCCTGGTAGTAGAGCTCCAGGGACAGCTTGTGCGAGCGGCCCTTGTAGTAGCTCATGGTGTTCGTGAAGACCGGGTTCTTCTTCTTGTGGAAGTACGCGTACGACGTCTTGCCGATCTTCGCCGTCTTGTACTGCTTGGAGAGGGAGGTCGAGACCTTCACCTTCGCGTACGCGGTCGACCTGACCGACTTCGACGCGCTCCGGGCATCCCCGGCGAACACGGCGGTGACCGTCGTGTCGCGCTTCATGTCGACCGTGACGGACAGGTTCCCCTTGGAGTTGACCTTGCCCTTCTTGGCCAGCTTCTTCGGCTTGTCCGAGCCGAAGGGGTCCACCCACAGCTCGACGACGCGGTTCTTGTACGTCTTGCCGAGGTGCGCCGTGAACGAGACGTCCTTGCCGTACGAGTAGACGTCCTTGTTCCGGTTCAGCGTCAGCGAGGTCGCGGCGCGGGAGACGGCGACCGAGTCGGCCCCGGAGGCGGCGGAGTGCGTCGCGTCGCCCGCGTAGGCGACCCGGTACGTCACCGTGCCGCCGGCGGGCGGGGTGTCGGTGAACGAGAACGTGCCGTTCGACGCCAGAGACACCGAGCCGAGCGACTTGCCCTTCGGTGAGTCGACGTCGGTGCGCACGACGGAGACCTTGGTGCCCGCCGGGAACGCCGCCCCGGACGCGGCCTTGCCGGTCACCGTGAGCTTCTTGGCGCGGGTCGCCTTGGACGGCGCGTTCACCGTGAGGCTCACCGCCGACTTGGTCGGGTCGGTCAGCACCCGCAGGGCGTAGACGTCGCTGTACACGTTGGTCGTGACGGCGAAGACCCGGCTGCGGTCCGGCGCCCAGGCGAGACCCGCCTCATGGAGGTCGTTGGTCGCCGTGATGCTGCCGGTCGAGTACGGGATGTCGTAGGTGCGCAGCGGCTTTGCGGCGCCCTGCTTGTAGACGAAGACGTCGGGGGACGACTGGGTCGTCCCGGCGGCCACCATGCCGTCCGGCGCGACGGCCACCGCCGCGCCGTGACTGCCGGTGTTGTACGCGCCCACCCGGGACAGGTCCGAGGTCGAGTACGCCTGCGCCTGGTACGGGGACCCGCCGCCCGTCACCAGCAGCTGCTTGCCGTCCGGTGTGACGTCGAAGTCGGACAGGTAGGACTGGTACTCGCCGCCGGAGCTGTCGGGGCCGTAGGCCACGCGCTGGGGCGTCCCCTCCGCCACGTCGTACACCGCGAGCGTGATGAAGCTGCTGCCCTCCTGGGCGGCGGCCAGCACGTTGGGTGCGGCGGGGTCGGAGGCCAGCCTCGGGGCCGAGTACCAGCTGTTCCCCCCGCCCTCGGGAAGCGTCACGGTGGCTTCCGGAACAGTCAGGTCGATCGAACCGATCTGGCCCCGGTAGGCGACGTCCAGGGCGTTGAAGCCGAACCAGAGCTTGCCGCCCGCGAGAGCCGGATACTTCGGCTCGATGCCCTTGCCGAGCGCGTACCGCTTGCTCTCGGTGAGGGAGGCGGTGTCGATCGCGGCGATCGATCCGTCGCCGGGCACCGCCGCGTACACGGTGCCGGAGTCCTTGGACAGTTCGAGTCCGAGCACGCCGGGCAGGGAGGAGATCGTGCCGACGACCTTGCCGCTGTAGTCGGTCGCGACGACCTTGCCCGACTTCGGGTCACTGATGAAGACCCGGTGGTGGACGCCGTCCACCACGATGTCGCCGCTCGATGTGATCGGCAGCGACGCACTGGAGTCGGCGGCGGCCGGGTTCGCCGCACCGCCGACCAGTACTACGGAGCTGAAGAGGACCGCGAGCGCTGTCGCGGTCGAGATTCTGCGCGTACGCACAGTGACGTATACCCCCACGGTAAGCGGGCCGCGTGGCACCCGGAGATGAGAGAGGGGTGCGGCCCGAATCGCAGGGTATGGCACGACAATGACACCCAGGGCGCAATTATGGTGACGATAGGGGAGCGAAGGGTGTCCCCCCGCTCCCCGTCGTACCGTCGCGGCCGTTGCCGGTGTCGCGGGTGTCGCGGGTGTCGCGGGTGTCGAGGGCGTCGAGGGTGTTGCGGGCGTTGCTGGTGTCGCGGACGTTGCTGGAAAGGACGCCGCTACTACTGCTGGTGGTCGCCGCCGAGGAGGGTTCCCGAGATCGAGGGCAGCCCGAGCTGCGCCGTCCCGAACGAGACCGACGACGTGAACACCGGCTTCGTCGCCCCTCCCGGGAGCACCCACACCGCGCCCCGGCCGTCCTCCCAGCAGGCTCCGACGGCCAGTTCGGGCCGGGCGTCACGGGTGAGGTCGGAGGCCGTGACCGTGCAGCCGAACTCGTCCCGCTCCTCGGCCCCGCCCGGAACCCCGGCGGTGTTCTGCGTGAAGCTGTAGGAGCCCGCCCCGAGTTGTCCCGTACGGAGACCGGGTACGACGACCACGGCCCCCGCCGCCTGCTTCGTGCCGATGCCCTCACCGGGCGAACCCACGACGATGTCGTCGAGCCCGTCCCGGTTCAGGTCGGCGACGGCCACGGAGGCGCCGAACCTGTCGTACCGCTCACCGCCGCCCGGCACCCCTGCCGTGTCCTGGTGGATGGTCATGGGCGCCTTGTCGTACGAGACACCCTTGGCGGACCCGAACCACACGTGCACCGCACCGCCGAGGTGGCCGAAGGGCCCCTCGACGGCATCCGGTTCGTCGGGGTCGCCGAGGACCAGATCCCCGTAGCCGTCCCCGTTGACATCCCCGATCACCGGGGTGAGGCCGTCGCCGCCCTTCATCCTGTGGGTCGACTGCAAGGGGTCGCTCAACGCGGAGTTCACGTACGCGAGTCCGCCGCTCCACCCGCCCATCCGGCCGCTGACCAGCACCCGGTCCGCCGCCCGGTCCCCGTTCAGGTCGCCGAACGTGGCG from Streptomyces sp. NBC_00654 includes the following:
- a CDS encoding glycoside hydrolase family 19 protein, whose product is MVKRVMSLLAALGAIVATIVVLPASTAVAADCAPAWNSSSVYTGGGSASYNGHNWSAKWWTQNETPGTSDVWADKGACGGGTDPGEPNPSGFVVSEAQFNQMFPNRNSFYTYSGLTAALSAYPAFANTGSDTVKRQEAAAFLANVSHETGGLVHIVEQNQSNYPHYCDATQPYGCPAGQAAYYGRGPIQLSWNFNYKAAGDALGIDLLGNPYLVEQNASVAWKTGLWYWNTQNGPGTMTPHNAMVNGAGFGETIRSINGSLECNGGNPGQVQSRIDKYTAFTQILGTTTGSNLSC
- a CDS encoding CHAT domain-containing tetratricopeptide repeat protein encodes the protein MRDRGGAMMSVALRMLHMPTFDEVLAAIDQVPESQRLDLAASLRSMSEIHRDIGRPVFADLGDFLATLCTRDVPGGSGDKHPEPEPEPEPVPVPEQGRPGGRWRGFGQGRRNDRRKAREEGREEAREGRDEARERSLPAEPQDFRTLIRMAHAADSPLTAHTLLRRHRHLLPPSPVRAVLHLIGDDTEARNTYAHVMGALALLAEDGAGRVTARSDWATHLRARGRYRRALFHASRAVAEQRAAGDSGSLTNAYLGLAAVLAEMGDAVAAAQVYVDAVAAVEADGTVDRPHEKALRVECAGALAGVHRYREALRQLDAAQALPDAPAGVPLHTPVAILALHARVWREAGALGAATDVYRRILEAVDRAHPSQEAVWYETVLELAGCLEERGRGREAAELVEESVLTGERTDSRFLAPLRHELGRVHIRQGRFAEAARQLLLSLFAGMTPGPFWPGVGNVFVALGDLAREDDRPEEAAGYYRDALLFEPGSAAGTGGPGSVAATGGPGSGEGERSAVHVTERLLLVLPEGEERDGLTDVVTTGCARIRERLDRLDAVDGVPPLRMRVMERLWQVSEDDGERRELARELRSGIEGAVERDAWSALKELAVRAAGVVADSEGAEGEVALLRTVLAHEERQGRSEDSMWVRLPLARLLAGLPGHDQEAFDELWTCRELLGKRGVFGPVRMSSDELAGQALPVYEELIGLLLDRGERLSLPDGGTAEQLAFVLHEEGKSRSVVEGLALHPLPPPLGVSREVLAEEAGLLLTVRRILAGLESGAPTARVGASYVTSFQQRLDSISASIGRVAPGYERLRRALGADVRDAARLVERHAPDEGMLLVSYFVGHRETFCFVIASGELRLRTYRIALGRAELHTRVEAVRRLVDGDGSVFPSIPPIRPRRPVPLPLEELSALLLPFQDALGDRELICAAPHGPLAVLPLTALRLADGAYVGERAATVYAPSVSALEYLLGAGPVPRGRALCVNVAADEDLAASGDTDFESYRLPGADGWQVTELSGLAATPHAVLSAFEECDLAYVACHGYAGGSDPRDAALILSDGRRRPSRDLSTGSPDALPFLLRARELTTPRGLPGTVVLRACSAGWQAPAHRGEDFTGLTRSLFREGTRTVVAPVWRVYSRSSAELLDLFIRNRMAGLPVWKAMWRAQQSFLTDTERPYLSHPYHWAGFVPLGDWR
- a CDS encoding nucleotidyltransferase domain-containing protein, which encodes MSIMMSAEDVLDILDLLGNAGVDVWLDGGWGVDALLGRQTRAHDDLDIVVRHSDRDRYTDVMANASFTLWHDGGPFNWVLSDTADRRVDVHLVDLSTTLPDERGNLVHGPNGLAYPVGSLDGSGTVLGRTVACGTAEFQVQSHTGYAIDDNDIRDVLALHRRFGMPLPPPYADLAAGA
- a CDS encoding helix-turn-helix domain-containing protein; the protein is MHRLVRTGGTPELLRWLSGRAGGWAGLVDGDGTVLHAASAAPAPHLPAPDAPDAAELAAEGARALTARGAQAHSLDSATHTALLFPLDAPPAPALAVVVPRPVPAGLTALLADALAPVALCWRAETVERKRRRVDLAESRGREAVLHLLMTGQLSIAHQVAGALRPRLPDPVRVCVVECAGGQRDEVARVCAEADGGRSWIVRCPVYASHLILVMPAGGKGDEPLDENVAALVADCVVGVSEQLPLPDTATGYRQAFHALAVARGLPGRHARFGASPEPALVVGRAGALWADALLAPLLHHLPRRSQDPGSQELAATAASWLSFSTHATEHLKVHRNTLAARLKLIGELLGLDLGTLADQAALDLALRIRATPAPHRAAAGTAPGGETAETAGTTGTKGTTGATGTAGTAEAAHDLEEILRRPAVRAWATQQLRPLDTVDTPAPDTARATLRTWLDREAQLGPTAAALGISVPGARKRLARLETVLRRSLLQAPSARYDLWLAFRALELEPAPEAATS
- a CDS encoding YncE family protein, translating into MRTRRISTATALAVLFSSVVLVGGAANPAAADSSASLPITSSGDIVVDGVHHRVFISDPKSGKVVATDYSGKVVGTISSLPGVLGLELSKDSGTVYAAVPGDGSIAAIDTASLTESKRYALGKGIEPKYPALAGGKLWFGFNALDVAYRGQIGSIDLTVPEATVTLPEGGGNSWYSAPRLASDPAAPNVLAAAQEGSSFITLAVYDVAEGTPQRVAYGPDSSGGEYQSYLSDFDVTPDGKQLLVTGGGSPYQAQAYSTSDLSRVGAYNTGSHGAAVAVAPDGMVAAGTTQSSPDVFVYKQGAAKPLRTYDIPYSTGSITATNDLHEAGLAWAPDRSRVFAVTTNVYSDVYALRVLTDPTKSAVSLTVNAPSKATRAKKLTVTGKAASGAAFPAGTKVSVVRTDVDSPKGKSLGSVSLASNGTFSFTDTPPAGGTVTYRVAYAGDATHSAASGADSVAVSRAATSLTLNRNKDVYSYGKDVSFTAHLGKTYKNRVVELWVDPFGSDKPKKLAKKGKVNSKGNLSVTVDMKRDTTVTAVFAGDARSASKSVRSTAYAKVKVSTSLSKQYKTAKIGKTSYAYFHKKKNPVFTNTMSYYKGRSHKLSLELYYQGKWYDAGQQYFKLGTNGKSIVTLTGTHETGYKMRVRASYVNGSSGDSVNSTTHGAWKYFIFTK